In Stomatohabitans albus, one genomic interval encodes:
- a CDS encoding biotin/lipoyl-containing protein: MKLKVTVDGKEYEVDVEVQEEPTPSVEHVIIGSGGGGVTLAAAPAAAPVGDADGIPASLAGNVVKIPVSEGDEVKEGDVVMVLEAMKMETEVLADQDGTVEKIHVSVGDAVKPGQGLLKIV; the protein is encoded by the coding sequence ATGAAACTGAAGGTGACCGTAGACGGTAAGGAATACGAAGTAGACGTTGAGGTTCAAGAAGAACCGACCCCCAGCGTCGAACACGTGATTATTGGCTCTGGTGGCGGCGGGGTTACCCTGGCCGCTGCCCCGGCGGCAGCCCCTGTGGGTGATGCTGATGGCATCCCTGCAAGCTTGGCCGGTAACGTCGTTAAGATCCCTGTCTCTGAAGGGGACGAGGTCAAAGAAGGCGACGTTGTTATGGTGCTTGAAGCCATGAAGATGGAGACAGAAGTACTGGCCGACCAAGACGGCACCGTGGAGAAGATTCACGTGTCGGTTGGTGACGCCGTGAAGCCAGGCCAAGGCCTGCTGAAGATCGTCTAG